One stretch of Chitinophaga pendula DNA includes these proteins:
- a CDS encoding SusC/RagA family TonB-linked outer membrane protein, giving the protein MKVLKKITGNDRRERRVATRKYQRLRKIMWISCLSMQVYTAAYGQQVTIRKQQVAVIDALNSVKQQTGYYYVGQVELLKATQPVDLQLVNASLETTLQAIFKDQPLTWSLRDKTIIVKRKQDAVFQSTNVDKFTSINGEIRNTQGTPLPGASILLQGTQKGTAADANGHFHLDNITFPAILEIHYTGYLSKIVRISHSENIQVILEPAEQQMNAVIVTGYSQKKISELTGSLSTVKGEDLRNVTTSSVIQQLQGKLAGLIVSSPGGDPAASPNMSVRGVGSLGGNTATQPLVVIDGLIQDAGTAANINPNDVESVTLLKDAASAALYGSRAANGVLLINTKKGGSPDGKPQINFEAVYSREQPTFGKFRMMNADERYTLMEQAYSNDYRKQNPTATPEAVNNYLSAVMPDKAAALANNTNWLREGYRIGQLQRYNLSINGGTNRFKYYAGGSYHHEVPVAITDKFDKYQLRVNTVYSPSDRFTITTAFNGTYTKAISSGLSNYRGNLYGMMPWDNPYKADGTYRVGGPNEPNWYSGTDTYNPLYDASLQDAYNHAYIAGADVKLQYRVTPWLSLSTANRLTYNGGRSGFYTDPRDSASGYPGGYYSQNRSQQVNYITSNIASFNKRFGLHEIKGLAGMEFNDVRFENTSVSVRNITPGKRSITTGTVDRVSESISEIAFLSYLSEINYSFLDRYFLSGSFRRDGSSKFGSNNKFGNFYSIGAAWNISDETFLANNRTITQLRLRFSHGTSGNADPVGAYSIYGVYNYTTGGGDNYNGAQGIIPGAQGDNPDLHWEVQRMNNLGLNIGLWDRIRINIDLYDKANNSLLRSVPAAITSGISSVVKNIGKISNRGMEIEITSTNTTGKVKWNTSLNLAFNRNKVLYLTGVPTVFPTTGTNNLLAPGYAVGSYWGVVYTGADEQTGLPTYEKEVDGKRSRTTDIKQATLRYLGSQQPDCSGGITNTITYKDVTLSILLDFVSGLRLTNDLRGDIYGPNELDGASVTTNNVALPPGQRRWEHPGDVAFAPAATLVGYADARGWFTTRFLENASYLRIRNVRLNYNTPKRWLSRIHAQQLSVFVSGDYLYTFTGFTGLDPENGGRNFENASKYIINRKLTAGVNLTF; this is encoded by the coding sequence ATGAAGGTACTAAAAAAGATCACCGGCAACGACCGGCGGGAGCGGCGTGTGGCTACCCGTAAGTATCAGAGGCTCCGTAAAATAATGTGGATAAGCTGCCTCTCCATGCAGGTATATACCGCCGCCTATGGACAACAGGTCACCATCCGCAAACAACAGGTCGCCGTCATCGATGCACTCAATAGCGTCAAACAACAAACCGGATACTACTACGTCGGACAGGTAGAACTGCTCAAAGCCACCCAACCAGTCGATCTGCAACTCGTCAACGCATCACTGGAAACAACATTACAGGCCATCTTCAAAGACCAGCCTCTCACCTGGTCCCTGCGCGACAAAACCATCATCGTCAAGCGTAAACAAGATGCCGTATTCCAATCCACCAACGTTGACAAGTTCACCAGCATCAACGGAGAAATACGCAATACCCAGGGCACACCCCTGCCAGGCGCTTCCATCCTCCTGCAAGGCACCCAAAAAGGTACCGCCGCCGACGCCAATGGCCACTTCCACCTGGACAACATCACCTTCCCGGCCATACTGGAGATCCACTACACCGGATACCTGAGTAAAATAGTCAGGATATCCCACTCCGAAAATATCCAGGTCATACTCGAACCGGCAGAACAACAGATGAATGCCGTCATCGTAACCGGCTACAGCCAGAAAAAGATCAGTGAACTCACCGGCTCCCTCTCCACCGTCAAAGGAGAAGACCTGCGCAACGTCACCACTTCTTCCGTCATACAACAACTTCAGGGCAAACTGGCAGGCCTCATCGTAAGTAGCCCCGGCGGCGACCCCGCCGCCAGCCCCAATATGAGCGTAAGAGGCGTCGGCTCCCTGGGAGGCAACACCGCCACCCAACCACTCGTCGTAATCGATGGATTGATACAAGATGCCGGCACCGCCGCCAATATCAACCCTAACGATGTAGAGTCCGTTACCTTGCTCAAAGATGCTGCCTCCGCCGCCCTGTATGGCTCCCGCGCCGCCAACGGCGTACTGCTCATCAACACCAAAAAAGGAGGCTCTCCCGATGGCAAACCACAGATCAACTTCGAAGCGGTATACAGCCGCGAACAACCCACCTTCGGGAAGTTCCGCATGATGAATGCCGACGAACGGTATACCCTCATGGAACAGGCATATAGCAACGATTACCGCAAACAAAATCCTACCGCCACACCAGAGGCCGTAAATAATTACCTATCCGCTGTAATGCCAGACAAAGCAGCCGCACTAGCCAATAACACCAACTGGCTCAGAGAAGGCTATCGTATCGGTCAGCTACAACGATATAACCTCTCCATCAACGGTGGCACCAACCGTTTTAAATACTATGCCGGTGGCAGCTACCATCACGAAGTGCCCGTAGCCATCACCGATAAGTTTGATAAATACCAGCTGCGCGTCAACACCGTATACAGCCCCTCAGATCGGTTCACCATCACCACCGCCTTTAACGGCACCTATACAAAAGCGATCAGCTCTGGGTTAAGCAACTACCGCGGCAACCTCTATGGCATGATGCCCTGGGATAATCCCTACAAAGCAGATGGCACCTATCGCGTCGGCGGCCCCAATGAACCCAACTGGTACAGCGGTACGGATACCTACAACCCACTATACGATGCCAGCCTGCAAGACGCCTATAATCATGCCTACATCGCCGGGGCCGACGTAAAACTACAATACAGGGTCACCCCCTGGCTCTCGCTCAGCACCGCCAACCGACTTACCTACAATGGGGGGCGCTCCGGCTTCTACACCGACCCGCGCGATAGCGCCAGCGGATACCCGGGTGGATACTATTCGCAAAACAGATCACAACAGGTCAACTATATCACCTCCAATATCGCCAGCTTCAACAAACGTTTTGGCCTGCACGAAATAAAAGGGCTGGCAGGCATGGAGTTCAACGACGTACGGTTTGAAAATACCTCCGTCTCCGTCAGGAACATCACACCGGGCAAACGCTCCATCACCACCGGTACCGTCGATCGCGTGTCAGAAAGCATATCCGAAATAGCCTTCCTCTCTTACTTGTCAGAGATCAACTACAGCTTCCTCGATCGCTATTTCCTGTCCGGATCTTTCCGCCGCGATGGCTCCTCCAAATTCGGGAGTAACAACAAGTTCGGTAACTTCTACTCCATCGGCGCTGCCTGGAATATCAGCGATGAAACATTCCTGGCCAACAACCGCACCATCACACAACTACGCCTGCGCTTCAGCCATGGTACCTCTGGCAATGCCGACCCCGTAGGTGCTTATTCCATTTATGGTGTCTATAACTATACCACCGGTGGAGGCGACAACTACAACGGTGCACAGGGTATCATCCCCGGCGCACAGGGCGACAATCCCGACCTCCACTGGGAAGTACAACGAATGAACAACCTGGGCCTCAACATCGGCTTATGGGACCGCATCCGTATCAACATTGACCTCTATGATAAAGCCAACAACAGCCTGCTGCGCTCCGTACCTGCCGCCATCACCAGCGGTATCAGCAGTGTAGTCAAAAATATCGGTAAGATATCCAATCGCGGTATGGAAATAGAAATCACCAGTACCAATACCACGGGTAAAGTAAAATGGAATACCAGCCTCAACCTGGCATTCAACCGCAACAAAGTCCTGTACCTCACCGGCGTACCTACCGTATTCCCTACCACCGGTACCAATAACCTACTGGCACCGGGTTATGCCGTAGGCTCCTACTGGGGCGTAGTATATACAGGTGCCGACGAACAAACCGGCCTGCCTACCTATGAAAAGGAAGTAGATGGCAAACGCTCCCGCACCACCGATATCAAACAGGCCACCCTCCGCTACCTGGGCAGCCAACAACCCGATTGCTCCGGTGGCATCACCAACACTATTACCTATAAAGACGTTACATTGAGTATACTACTCGACTTTGTATCAGGCCTTCGGCTAACCAACGACCTCCGGGGAGATATCTATGGTCCTAATGAACTGGATGGCGCCTCCGTTACCACCAACAACGTAGCACTACCGCCAGGACAGCGCCGATGGGAACACCCGGGAGATGTAGCATTCGCACCTGCCGCCACATTGGTAGGATATGCTGATGCAAGAGGATGGTTCACCACCCGCTTCCTCGAAAATGCCAGCTACCTCCGCATACGAAATGTACGCCTTAACTACAATACGCCTAAACGCTGGCTGTCACGTATACACGCACAACAACTATCCGTATTCGTCTCCGGCGATTACCTCTATACTTTCACCGGCTTCACCGGCCTGGACCCGGAAAATGGAGGAAGGAACTTTGAGAACGCATCCAAATATATCATCAACCGGAAACTCACCGCAGGTGTCAACCTGACCTTTTAA
- a CDS encoding RagB/SusD family nutrient uptake outer membrane protein yields the protein MFRKYICHTAFVLSGLLLSACRDKLELRPETAIDSHDAVNGETNLTLATSGNYSLLNNFNYITAYYHLVESPADNTEATGIFNPGGTRDFEAYSYNHSPALSNPASVYTNAYKLLRGVNNVIVNVPDNAAAALMQLKGENLFMRALAHYTLVSLFGRPYIQQNGNNPGIVIADKPTPPLYRPEKRNTVKEVYDLMIADLLAARTLMTTARSETAYATRDAANAMLSALYLNMGAYAKSIQYANEVINSGKYELTRGTAFQQYFAGDHSAGEKETIFCLRQLDGTGSGFYYYNQSYTVEKFAAVSPPLLALLKEGKNDLRLGFYKVLTTTSGNTYTFTTKFIQNPAANPTAKVSSPPLFRLAGLYLDRAEANAKLGNHQAALDDINLIRQRAGLSGDDLYSLTNLHGRADVLSVVLDERRIELAFEFGHRREDLLRNNLPMIRTYGKQGIPGSNLTVQTNDKRVVYFLPQNETNGVTNDLQQNP from the coding sequence ATGTTTAGAAAATATATCTGCCATACCGCCTTCGTCCTATCCGGCCTGCTGCTCAGCGCCTGCCGTGATAAACTCGAACTACGCCCGGAAACCGCCATCGACAGCCACGATGCCGTAAATGGCGAAACCAACCTCACCCTCGCTACCAGTGGCAACTATTCATTGCTCAACAATTTTAATTATATTACAGCCTACTATCACTTAGTAGAATCTCCGGCCGATAATACCGAAGCCACAGGCATCTTCAACCCCGGTGGTACCAGGGACTTCGAAGCCTACTCCTACAATCATTCGCCAGCACTTAGTAACCCGGCATCTGTTTACACCAATGCCTACAAATTATTACGTGGTGTCAACAACGTCATTGTCAACGTACCAGATAATGCCGCCGCTGCCTTAATGCAACTGAAAGGCGAAAACCTGTTCATGCGTGCCCTCGCACACTACACGCTGGTCAGCCTCTTCGGTCGCCCCTACATACAGCAAAATGGCAATAACCCAGGCATAGTGATCGCGGATAAACCCACACCGCCATTATATCGCCCGGAAAAACGTAATACCGTCAAAGAAGTATATGATCTCATGATAGCAGACCTCCTGGCAGCACGTACACTCATGACCACCGCTCGTAGCGAAACCGCCTACGCCACCCGCGATGCAGCAAATGCCATGCTATCCGCACTGTACCTCAATATGGGAGCATACGCCAAAAGCATACAGTACGCCAATGAAGTCATTAACAGCGGTAAATACGAACTGACTCGCGGCACTGCCTTCCAGCAATATTTTGCAGGCGACCACAGCGCCGGAGAAAAAGAGACCATCTTCTGCCTTCGTCAGCTCGATGGCACCGGCAGCGGTTTTTATTACTACAATCAAAGCTATACCGTAGAAAAATTCGCGGCCGTATCACCTCCATTACTGGCACTGCTCAAAGAGGGAAAAAACGACCTGCGCCTCGGGTTCTATAAAGTGCTCACCACCACCAGCGGTAACACTTACACCTTCACCACCAAGTTCATACAGAATCCAGCTGCCAACCCGACGGCCAAAGTAAGCTCTCCGCCGCTCTTCCGACTGGCAGGACTATACCTGGACCGCGCAGAAGCAAATGCCAAACTGGGTAATCACCAGGCCGCACTGGATGATATAAACCTCATCCGCCAAAGAGCTGGTCTAAGTGGAGATGACCTCTACAGCCTCACCAACCTACATGGCCGCGCCGACGTACTCAGCGTCGTACTCGATGAACGACGCATAGAACTGGCCTTCGAATTCGGTCACCGACGCGAAGATCTGCTACGCAACAACCTGCCCATGATACGCACATATGGTAAACAAGGCATCCCGGGGTCTAACCTCACCGTACAAACGAACGATAAACGCGTCGTATACTTTCTCCCGCAAAACGAGACAAACGGCGTCACTAACGATTTACAACAGAACCCATAA
- a CDS encoding TlpA disulfide reductase family protein, with protein sequence MTRALLLAATMLIAAGAQAQETLQLKGTIKDLEAGTPVYIREMGADKKDSTISTAGSFTFQIRKFEAGAYMLTVGKTRMENSTAFLYLQGGKVGLKGEGPLLKDAVLEGKDPFVKDENEYHQQLKIATAGADVLYKKYNDAYMKKDTALLNQMKPAIEQMQEKNKAFNEEWVKTHPASPIATFILATSLKYEMSPEQLEQALGKLQKTATRNKLYERMQQSVNIAKRTAVGQQAPDFKQADTSGNIIALSSFKGKYVLVDFWASWCGPCRRENPSVVKAFQDYKDKNFTVLGVSLDQPGKKEAWLKAIHDDGLTWTHVSDLQFWNNAVAKQYDIQSIPANYLLDPSGKIVARNLHGEELANKLKELIQ encoded by the coding sequence ATGACAAGAGCACTATTACTGGCCGCCACTATGCTGATCGCAGCAGGAGCACAAGCCCAGGAAACCCTGCAACTCAAAGGCACCATCAAAGACCTGGAAGCAGGTACCCCCGTATATATCCGGGAAATGGGAGCCGATAAAAAAGATTCAACCATATCTACCGCTGGTAGCTTCACCTTCCAGATCAGGAAGTTCGAAGCAGGTGCCTACATGCTGACAGTAGGTAAAACAAGGATGGAAAACAGTACCGCTTTTTTATACTTGCAAGGTGGAAAAGTAGGTCTTAAAGGAGAAGGCCCATTATTGAAAGATGCCGTACTCGAAGGGAAAGACCCGTTTGTAAAAGATGAAAATGAATATCACCAACAACTAAAGATAGCTACAGCAGGCGCAGATGTCTTGTATAAAAAATACAACGACGCCTACATGAAAAAAGATACCGCACTCCTGAACCAGATGAAGCCAGCGATCGAACAAATGCAAGAGAAAAATAAGGCGTTCAATGAAGAATGGGTCAAAACACATCCCGCATCACCAATAGCCACCTTCATCCTTGCTACCAGCCTGAAATACGAAATGTCACCGGAACAACTGGAACAAGCCTTAGGTAAACTGCAAAAGACTGCCACCAGGAACAAGTTGTACGAACGCATGCAACAGTCGGTAAACATCGCAAAACGTACCGCCGTCGGTCAGCAAGCGCCCGACTTCAAACAGGCAGATACCTCCGGTAATATCATCGCCCTCAGCAGCTTCAAAGGCAAATATGTACTGGTAGACTTCTGGGCCAGCTGGTGCGGCCCCTGCCGCCGGGAAAACCCCAGCGTAGTCAAAGCATTCCAGGACTATAAAGACAAAAACTTCACCGTATTGGGCGTATCCCTGGATCAACCGGGAAAAAAAGAAGCCTGGCTGAAAGCGATCCACGATGATGGCCTCACCTGGACACATGTATCCGATCTCCAATTCTGGAACAACGCCGTCGCCAAACAATATGACATCCAATCCATCCCGGCCAACTACCTGCTGGACCCCTCCGGCAAAATCGTCGCACGCAACCTGCATGGAGAAGAACTGGCCAATAAGTTAAAAGAATTGATCCAATAA
- a CDS encoding TlpA disulfide reductase family protein: MNKWILLGTAALLSIGLQAQSTKDAFILQGETKGIKEGKLYLHYTGTNGNRVKDSSLIKDSRFSFRGQVARPTMSYLVLNGKDREEGYSTSLFLEPVKMTVQLPAGDFRKAIVTGSATQSQYAQLQAQQEIVTARYKQQLDSLRAERDHEKAAEIRERLAPYFAAGDSVDYRFFDAHPQSYVTLFQLRFHVSDLPLDALEAYYNKLGKTLQQTKDGQELAKEINQLKNGSPGSKAYTFHATDINGKTLSLADYKGKYVLLDFWASWCVPCRKGNPHLKELYAAYKNKGIEFIGISDDDRDPSAWKKAVTKDDLPWRHVLRGLDMEKRMKNQPNETDISEHYGIHSLPTKILIDPNGIIIGRYGEEGDELDKQLQQVLR, translated from the coding sequence ATGAACAAATGGATATTACTGGGCACCGCCGCTTTATTGTCAATCGGCCTGCAGGCTCAGTCTACCAAAGACGCTTTCATATTACAAGGCGAAACAAAAGGGATCAAAGAGGGTAAACTCTATCTGCACTATACCGGAACAAATGGTAACCGGGTAAAAGACAGCTCCCTCATAAAGGACAGCCGCTTCTCCTTCCGTGGACAAGTAGCCCGTCCTACCATGTCCTACCTCGTGCTCAACGGCAAAGACCGGGAAGAAGGATATAGCACATCGCTATTCCTGGAACCAGTGAAGATGACCGTGCAATTGCCTGCCGGCGACTTCCGCAAAGCAATAGTAACAGGGTCCGCCACACAATCACAATATGCACAGTTACAAGCACAGCAGGAGATCGTCACCGCACGGTACAAACAACAATTGGATTCCCTGCGGGCAGAACGCGACCACGAAAAAGCAGCGGAGATCAGAGAACGCCTCGCTCCCTACTTCGCCGCTGGCGACTCCGTAGACTATCGCTTCTTCGACGCACATCCGCAGTCCTACGTAACATTGTTCCAGCTCAGGTTCCATGTCAGCGACCTGCCACTTGATGCACTGGAAGCATATTATAATAAGTTGGGCAAAACATTACAGCAGACAAAAGATGGACAGGAGCTGGCCAAAGAGATCAATCAACTCAAGAACGGTTCCCCGGGTAGTAAAGCCTACACGTTCCACGCCACCGACATCAATGGAAAAACACTGTCACTGGCAGACTATAAAGGCAAATATGTACTGCTCGACTTCTGGGCCAGCTGGTGCGTACCTTGCCGGAAAGGCAACCCACACCTCAAAGAACTGTACGCCGCCTACAAAAACAAAGGCATCGAGTTCATCGGCATATCCGACGACGATCGCGATCCCTCCGCCTGGAAAAAAGCAGTCACAAAAGATGACCTGCCCTGGCGACATGTACTCAGAGGCCTCGATATGGAAAAGAGAATGAAAAACCAACCTAACGAAACCGACATCAGCGAACATTATGGTATCCACTCATTGCCCACCAAAATACTGATCGATCCCAACGGCATCATCATCGGTAGATATGGTGAAGAAGGAGATGAACTGGATAAACAACTGCAACAGGTGTTACGCTGA